AAATTTTCTCAGGGGCCTTGATAAAACCATCTATCCATCTTAAAAGTTCTGTTTTACCTGCATGTGCAGAGAAACCATTAATATCCTTAATAGTTGCCTTTACAGGGTAGTCCTTTCCGAGAATTCTTACTTTTTCTGGTTTTTCAAGTATTTCTCTTCCGAGTGTACCTTTTGCTTGATAGCCAACAAAAACAATAGTTGATTCTTCTCTCGCTATGTTTGTTATAAGATGATGCTTTATTCTACCACCTGTACACATACCC
The window above is part of the bacterium genome. Proteins encoded here:
- a CDS encoding MBL fold metallo-hydrolase; amino-acid sequence: GMCTGGRIKHHLITNIAREESTIVFVGYQAKGTLGREILEKPEKVRILGKDYPVKATIKDINGFSAHAGKTELLRWIDGFIKAPEKIFVIHGEEEASYQFSELLKKKRPESEIIVPDYLSEYEL